One Deltaproteobacteria bacterium genomic window, GGCTGGGGGCTGGTTGGAGATGCGCTAGATTCATCCGAGCATGTCCGAAGTCCGCGTGAACCTCATCGTGACCGGCCGCGTGCAGGGCGTCTTCTATCGCCAGAGCACGCTGCAGGAGGCCCAGCGGCTGGGCCTGCGAGGGTGGGTCGCGAACCTGCCGGACGGCTCCGTGGAGATCGAAGCAGAAGGCGACGAGGCCGCGGTCGCCGACCTGGTCGCCTGGGCGAAGGTCGGGCCGCCGGCCGCTCGAGTGGAGCACGTGCGCGAGCGCAAGCTCTCGCCCACCGGCGCGGACCGCACCTTCATGGTCCGCCACGGCTGAGCGCTGGCGTGCGTTGACAGGTCAGCACCTGCGTCCTTATATGCCGCGTTCCGCGCCACGCTCGCGCACGAGGACGCCCATGCAATTCCACGAGAACATCCTCTCGGCCATCGGCCACACGCCGCTGGTCAAGCTCAACAAGCTCGTCGGCCCCGACGACGCCACCGTGCTCGTGAAGTGCGAGTTCATGAACCCCGGCTCCGCCATCAAGGACCGGATGGCCGTCCACATCATCAACAAGGCCGAGAAGGCCGGCCTGCTCAAGCCCGGCGGCACCATCGTCGAGAACACCAGCGGCAACACCGGCTTCGCGGTGGCCATGGTGGCCGCGGTCCGCGGCTACAAGTGCATCTTCACCATGCCGGACAAGATGAGCACCGAGAAGGTGAACGCCCTCAAGGCCATGGGCGCCGACGTGGTGGTCACGCCGACCAACGTGCCCGCCGAGGACCCGCGCAGCTACTACGAGACCGCCAAGCGCATCGCCCGCGAGACGCCGGGCGCGTTCATGCTCAACCAGTACCACAACCTCGACAACATCGAGGCCCACTACATGAGCACGGGCCCGGAGATCTGGGAGCAGACCGACGGCAAGCTCGACTACTTCGTCGCGGGCATCGGCACCGGCGGCACCATGAGCGGCACCGGCAAGTTCTTGAAGGAGAAGAACGCCAAGGTGCAGAACATCGCCGTGGACCCCATCGGCTCCATCTACTACGGCTACTTCAAGACCAAGAAGGTCGGCCCCAGCCACGTGTACAAGGTCGAGGGCATCGGCGAGGACATGGTCTGCAAGGCCATGGACTTCAGCGTCGTCGACGACGTGCGCCAGGTGGACGACAAGCAGAGCTTCATCGCCGCCCGCCGGCTCGCGCGCGAGGAAGGCGTCTTCGGCGGTGGCTCCAGCGGCGCCGCGGTGCACGTGGCCGTGCAGCTCGCCAAGGAAGTGGGCAAGGGCAAGACCATCGTGGTCATCCTGCCCGACTCCGGCTCGCGCTACATCACGAAGTTCTACAGCGACGAGTGGATGAAGGACATGGGCTTCCTGGATCCCAAGTCCACCGCGCCGACCGTCCGCGACCTCGTGGCCAACAAGAAGGACAAGGTCATCACCGCCAAGAAGGGCGAGAAGGCCCTGGCGGTGGTGGAGCGCATGAAGGCGCACGGCATCAGCCAGGTGCCGGTGGTCGACGACCGCGAGCACGCGGTGGGCATGATCCACGAGACCGACCTGCTCGACGCCATCATCAAGGGTCAGAACAAGCTCGGCGACACCATCGACGCGCACATCACGCCGCTGCAGGGCGTGGTCTCGCTCGACACGCCGGTGAACAAGCTGCGCGACATCTTCGCCGAGGAGAACGTGGCGGTGGTGAAGGAGGCGGAGAAGGTGACCGCCATCATCGCCAAGATCGACCTCATCGAGTTCCTCGCGGGGCATATCTG contains:
- a CDS encoding acylphosphatase produces the protein MSEVRVNLIVTGRVQGVFYRQSTLQEAQRLGLRGWVANLPDGSVEIEAEGDEAAVADLVAWAKVGPPAARVEHVRERKLSPTGADRTFMVRHG
- a CDS encoding pyridoxal-phosphate dependent enzyme; amino-acid sequence: MQFHENILSAIGHTPLVKLNKLVGPDDATVLVKCEFMNPGSAIKDRMAVHIINKAEKAGLLKPGGTIVENTSGNTGFAVAMVAAVRGYKCIFTMPDKMSTEKVNALKAMGADVVVTPTNVPAEDPRSYYETAKRIARETPGAFMLNQYHNLDNIEAHYMSTGPEIWEQTDGKLDYFVAGIGTGGTMSGTGKFLKEKNAKVQNIAVDPIGSIYYGYFKTKKVGPSHVYKVEGIGEDMVCKAMDFSVVDDVRQVDDKQSFIAARRLAREEGVFGGGSSGAAVHVAVQLAKEVGKGKTIVVILPDSGSRYITKFYSDEWMKDMGFLDPKSTAPTVRDLVANKKDKVITAKKGEKALAVVERMKAHGISQVPVVDDREHAVGMIHETDLLDAIIKGQNKLGDTIDAHITPLQGVVSLDTPVNKLRDIFAEENVAVVKEAEKVTAIIAKIDLIEFLAGHI